A genomic window from Salvelinus alpinus chromosome 10, SLU_Salpinus.1, whole genome shotgun sequence includes:
- the gad2 gene encoding glutamate decarboxylase 2, producing MASHGFWGLGAPENAGDNTSNQSPTTPRAWCQAAAQKLPGGIGSKLCALLSVAGEGEKTSEATSTKLDETTAGTCGCNKPCNCLKATEATLGFSDLYSTDLLPALDGDLKTMTFLQEVVDILLAYITESFDRETKVIDFHYPNELLQRNNWELQDEPETLDDILISCRATLKYAIKTAHPRYFNQLSTGLDMVGLAADWLTSTANTNMFTYEVAPVFVLLEYVTLKKMREIIGWEDGRGDGIFSPGGAISNMYAMLLARFKMFPEVKEKGMSSVPRLAAFTSEHSHFSIKKGAAALGIGTESVICIKADESGKMIPADLERKILEAKQKGFVPFFVSATAGTTVYGAFDPLIAISDICKKYQVWFHVDGAWGGSLIMSRKHKWKLDGVERANSVTWNPHKMMAVPLQCSALLVREEGLMQNCNQMHACYLFQQDKHYDLSYDTGDKALQCGRHVDIFKLWLMWRAKGTIGFEAQIDKCLELSEYLYNKIKDREGYEMVFNGKPQHTNVCFWYLPPGMRYLEDKEEKKKRLHKVAPVIKARMMEYGTTMVSYQPQGDKVNFFRMVISNPAATFEDIDFLIEEIERLGQDL from the exons ATGGCATCACACGGATTTTGGGGTCTTGGCGCGCCAGAGAATGCTGGTGATAATACCAGCAACCAAAGCCCCACTACGC CCAGGGCATGGTGCCAGGCGGCGGCCCAAAAACTACCTGGAGGCATTGGATCGAAACTGTGTG CTCTACTCAGTGTTGCTGGAGAGGGCGAGAAAACATCCGAGGCGACATCCACCAAACTGGATGAGACAACGGCTGGGACCTGCGGATGCAACAAACCGTGCAATTGTCTGAAGGCGACTGAGGCGACTCTCGGTTtctcagatctatattcaacag ATCTACTACCCGCGTTGGATGGTGACTTGAAGACAATGACTTTTCTCCAAGAAGTTGTGGATATTTTGCTGGCATATATCACGGAATCGTTTGATAGGGAAACGAAAGTCATCGATTTCCACTATCCCAATGAATTGCTTCAGAGAAACAACTGGGAACTGCAGGATGAGCCAGAAACACTGGATGATATTTTGATAAGCTGTCGTGCAACTCTGAAATACGCTATCAAAACAG CCCACCCCAGATACTTCAATCAGCTCTCTACAGGATTAGATATGGTTGGTCTTGCAGCTGATTGGCTAACGTCCACCGCAAACACCAACAT GTTCACCTATGAGGTGGCTCCAGTGTTCGTGCTGCTGGAATACGTCACTTTGAAGAAAATGAGGGAGATCATTGGCTGGGAGGATGGCCGAGGGGATGGAATCTTCTCTCCCG GTGGTGCCATTTCCAATATGTATGCCATGCTGCTGGCTCGCTTCAAGATGTTTCCTGAAGTGAAGGAGAAAGGAATGTCATCAGTCCCCAGACTGGCAGCCTTCACATCCGAGCAT AGTCATTTCTCAATCAAGAAAGGAGCAGCAGCCCTCGGCATTGGTACAGAGAGTGTCATCTGCATCAAAGCAGATGAGAG TGGTAAAATGATACCAGCTGACCTTGAAAGGAAAATACTGGAAGCCAAGCAGAAG GGATTTGTGCCATTCTTTGTGAGTGCGACGGCTGGCACCACAGTCTACGGAGCCTTTGACCCCCTCATTGCCATCTCAGATATCTGTAAGAAGTACCAAGTCTGGTTTCACGTGGAT GGTGCGTGGGGAGGCAGTCTCATCATGTCCAGGAAGCACAAGTGGAAGCTAGATGGAGTTGAGAG GGCCAATTCAGTGACATGGAACCCTCACAAGATGATGGCAGTCCCACTGCAGTGCTCAGCCCTGCTGGTCCGGGAGGAG GGGCTGATGCAAAACTGCAACCAGATGCACGCCTGCTACCTGTTCCAGCAGGATAAGCACTACGACCTGTCCTACGACACTGGGGACAAGGCCTTGCAGTGTGGACGTCATGTGGACATCTTCAAGCTCTGGCTCATGTGGAGAGCTAAG GGCACCATCGGGTTCGAGGCTCAGATTGACAAGTGTCTGGAGCTTTCGGAGTACCTGTACAACAAGATCAAGGACAGGGAAGGATATGAGATGGTCTTCAATGGAAAG CCTCAACACACCAACGTGTGTTTCTGGTACCTCCCTCCTGGCATGCGGTACCTGGAGGACAAAGAGGAGAAAAAGAAGCGCCTGCACAAG